The Ramlibacter pinisoli genome has a segment encoding these proteins:
- a CDS encoding ferritin-like domain-containing protein, translating into MLYPELFKQLESVRWDMDKDIPWERFDASLLTDEQAQTIKMNAITEWSALPATEMFLRDNRNDSDFSAFMSIWFFEEQKHSLVLIEYLKRFRPELVPSEQELHEVRFEFEPAPALETLMLHFCGEIRLNHWYRRASEWHTEPVIKHIYQTLSQDEARHGGAYLRYMKRAINNFGVEAKAAFAKVGVLMASARRTAQALHPTNLHVNKSLFPRDTIQSRLPNPEWLEHWLDTQIKFDAVWETKVVERILHNLSLLMDRSFQSVQELNRYRKELTAVLAQGTAAAHAA; encoded by the coding sequence ATGCTCTATCCAGAACTGTTCAAGCAACTCGAGTCCGTACGCTGGGACATGGACAAGGACATTCCCTGGGAGCGGTTCGACGCCTCGCTGCTGACCGACGAACAGGCGCAGACCATCAAGATGAACGCCATCACCGAGTGGTCGGCGCTGCCGGCCACCGAGATGTTCCTGCGCGACAACCGCAACGACAGCGATTTCTCCGCCTTCATGTCGATCTGGTTTTTCGAGGAGCAGAAGCACTCGCTGGTGCTCATCGAGTACCTCAAGCGGTTCCGCCCCGAACTGGTGCCCAGCGAGCAGGAGTTGCACGAGGTCCGCTTCGAGTTCGAGCCGGCGCCGGCCCTCGAGACCCTGATGCTGCATTTCTGCGGCGAGATCCGGCTGAACCACTGGTACCGGCGCGCCTCCGAGTGGCACACCGAACCGGTCATCAAGCACATCTACCAGACCCTCAGCCAGGACGAGGCGCGCCACGGCGGCGCCTACCTGCGCTACATGAAGCGCGCCATCAACAACTTCGGCGTCGAGGCCAAGGCCGCCTTCGCCAAGGTCGGCGTGCTGATGGCCAGCGCGCGCCGCACGGCCCAGGCCCTGCACCCGACCAACCTGCACGTGAACAAGTCGCTGTTCCCGCGCGACACCATCCAGAGCCGGCTGCCCAACCCCGAGTGGCTGGAGCACTGGCTGGACACCCAGATCAAGTTCGACGCGGTCTGGGAGACCAAGGTGGTCGAGCGCATCCTGCACAACCTCAGTCTGCTGATGGACCGCAGCTTCCAGAGCGTGCAGGAGCTCAATCGCTACCGCAAGGAACTGACGGCCGTCCTGGCCCAGGGCACCGCCGCCGCGCACGCGGCGTGA
- a CDS encoding SDR family oxidoreductase, with amino-acid sequence MRLLLTGATGFVGGAVAAALAGRDLLASTVFLVRAATPAEGARRVSANLARFGVETAITPDQVVLGDLTEPQAFAAAPGLDGLTQVIHCAALATFSTNPAIWAHNVDGTLALARAVHARSPGLRRWVQVGTAMCCGPGLPSPVAESWEAGRDEEAHLVPYTRSKIAAELALRELPGFPLVVARPSIVVGHSRLGCAPSPSIFWVLRMAFALERFTCSPAERIDIIPSDWCGEALVSLALAPRLAHDLYHLSAGGRSNRFDEIDVAYAQASGREPVLPRYQQVAVDELRSLVPLFEQRLGRVNRLLILRALTLYGAFAQLNYVFDNQRLLAEGVPPPPPFADYLAACVRSSEHVPMTEQMAADFK; translated from the coding sequence ATGCGACTGCTGCTGACGGGTGCGACCGGTTTCGTCGGGGGTGCGGTCGCGGCCGCACTGGCCGGCCGGGACCTGCTCGCGTCCACCGTGTTCCTGGTGCGCGCCGCCACCCCGGCCGAGGGCGCCCGCCGGGTGAGCGCCAACCTGGCCCGCTTCGGCGTCGAGACCGCCATCACGCCCGACCAGGTGGTGCTGGGCGACCTCACCGAGCCGCAGGCGTTCGCCGCCGCGCCCGGCCTCGACGGCCTGACCCAGGTGATCCACTGCGCGGCGCTGGCGACCTTCTCGACCAACCCGGCCATCTGGGCCCACAACGTCGACGGCACGCTGGCGCTGGCGCGGGCCGTGCACGCCCGCTCGCCGGGCCTGCGCCGCTGGGTGCAGGTCGGCACCGCGATGTGCTGCGGCCCCGGGCTGCCCTCGCCGGTGGCCGAGTCGTGGGAGGCCGGCCGCGACGAGGAGGCCCACCTGGTGCCCTACACGCGCTCCAAGATCGCGGCCGAACTGGCGCTGCGCGAGCTGCCCGGCTTCCCGCTGGTGGTGGCCCGGCCGTCCATCGTGGTCGGCCACAGCCGCCTGGGCTGCGCGCCCTCGCCCAGCATCTTCTGGGTGCTGCGCATGGCGTTCGCGCTCGAGCGCTTCACTTGCTCGCCGGCCGAGCGGATCGACATCATCCCGTCCGACTGGTGCGGCGAGGCGCTGGTGTCGCTGGCGCTGGCGCCGCGGCTGGCGCACGACCTGTACCACCTGTCGGCCGGCGGCCGCTCGAACCGCTTCGACGAGATCGACGTCGCCTACGCGCAGGCCAGCGGCCGCGAACCGGTGCTGCCGCGCTACCAGCAGGTCGCCGTGGACGAGCTGCGCAGCCTGGTGCCGCTGTTCGAGCAGCGCCTGGGCCGGGTCAACCGGCTGCTGATCCTGCGCGCCCTGACGCTGTACGGCGCCTTCGCCCAGCTCAACTACGTGTTCGACAACCAGCGCCTGCTGGCCGAGGGCGTTCCGCCGCCACCGCCGTTCGCCGACTACCTCGCGGCCTGCGTGCGCAGCAGCGAGCACGTGCCGATGACCGAGCAGATGGCGGCCGACTTCAAGTAG
- a CDS encoding carboxymuconolactone decarboxylase family protein, whose protein sequence is MDTARLPHTQLAPDAFRAMLGVSEVLQRSPLGKALQALLHVRVSQLNGCAYCLDMHTREALAAGEELQRLLGLPAWRELPLYTPRERAALQWAEDLTLLADSHAPQASFDALRPHFSDAEIADLTFSLAQINAWNRLGVAMRLPVARRPLAVRG, encoded by the coding sequence GTGGACACTGCCCGCCTCCCCCACACCCAGCTCGCCCCCGACGCCTTCCGCGCCATGCTCGGCGTCAGCGAGGTGCTGCAGCGCTCGCCGCTCGGCAAGGCCCTGCAGGCCCTGCTGCACGTGCGCGTGTCGCAGCTCAATGGCTGCGCGTACTGCCTCGACATGCACACGCGCGAGGCGCTGGCGGCCGGCGAGGAGCTGCAGCGCCTGCTGGGCCTGCCGGCCTGGCGCGAGCTGCCGCTGTACACCCCGCGCGAGCGCGCCGCGCTGCAATGGGCCGAGGACCTGACGCTGCTGGCCGACAGCCACGCGCCGCAGGCCAGCTTCGATGCGCTGCGGCCGCACTTCAGCGACGCCGAGATCGCCGACCTGACCTTCTCGCTCGCCCAGATCAACGCCTGGAACCGGCTGGGCGTGGCGATGCGGCTGCCGGTGGCGCGCCGGCCGCTGGCGGTGCGCGGCTAG
- a CDS encoding efflux transporter outer membrane subunit, which yields MTRSARSALRPALLLGPVLLAACAAAPPLTPPRALAELAPAGWQAPLPHAGEPAAIARWWQGWDDPVLARVVDAAQAASPTVAQARTRIAQARAERIGAGAALLPRVDGIASASRAITSPLFPSPATTLQAGLQASWELDLFGGLAQGRTATDARLLGAQAGWHEARVSVAAEAAGSYIAVRTCDALAAVTRDDAGSRAETARLTRLAANAGFQAPADAALADASAADGAVRLAQQDAQCARDRHALAALTAIDEPTLRQLLATAPGELPAPPAIEAVPARLLAQRPDLYTAERDVVAAAADVGQADAQRYPRVTLGGSVTRVRFSFLGTDSTLNTWSAGPLALSLPLFDGGVIGANMDAARARYDEAVSVYQARLRQAVREVESALVDLDSTRQRESDAARAVEGFRISFIAAEARWRSGLGSLIDLELQRRTLLTAQSSWVTLQQERAAALVALYRATGGGWSREDVAAAAPTTPETR from the coding sequence ATGACCCGCTCCGCCCGCTCCGCGCTGCGGCCCGCCCTGCTGCTCGGGCCGGTGCTGCTGGCCGCCTGCGCCGCCGCGCCGCCGCTGACGCCGCCCCGCGCGCTGGCCGAGCTGGCCCCGGCCGGCTGGCAGGCGCCGTTGCCGCACGCCGGCGAACCGGCCGCGATCGCCCGCTGGTGGCAGGGCTGGGACGATCCGGTGCTGGCCCGGGTGGTCGATGCCGCCCAGGCCGCCAGCCCCACGGTGGCGCAGGCGCGCACCCGCATCGCCCAGGCCCGGGCCGAGCGCATCGGCGCCGGCGCGGCGCTGCTGCCGCGCGTCGACGGCATCGCCTCGGCCAGCCGGGCGATCACCAGCCCGCTCTTCCCCAGCCCGGCGACCACGCTGCAGGCCGGCCTGCAGGCCAGCTGGGAACTCGACCTGTTCGGCGGCCTGGCCCAGGGCCGCACCGCCACCGACGCCCGCCTGCTCGGCGCCCAGGCCGGCTGGCACGAGGCGCGGGTCAGCGTCGCCGCCGAGGCGGCAGGCAGCTACATCGCCGTGCGCACCTGCGACGCCCTGGCGGCGGTGACGCGCGACGACGCCGGCTCGCGCGCCGAGACCGCCCGCCTGACCCGGCTGGCGGCCAATGCCGGCTTCCAGGCCCCGGCCGACGCCGCGCTGGCCGACGCCAGTGCCGCCGACGGCGCGGTGCGGCTGGCGCAGCAGGACGCCCAGTGCGCGCGCGACCGCCACGCCCTGGCCGCGCTCACGGCGATCGACGAGCCCACCCTGCGCCAGCTGCTCGCCACGGCGCCCGGCGAACTGCCGGCCCCGCCCGCCATCGAGGCCGTGCCGGCGCGCCTGCTGGCCCAGCGCCCCGACCTCTACACGGCCGAGCGCGACGTGGTGGCCGCTGCCGCCGATGTCGGCCAGGCCGATGCGCAGCGCTACCCGCGCGTGACGCTGGGCGGCTCGGTGACGCGGGTGCGCTTTTCCTTCCTCGGCACCGACAGCACGCTGAACACCTGGTCGGCCGGACCGCTGGCGCTGTCGCTGCCGCTGTTCGACGGCGGCGTGATCGGCGCCAACATGGATGCCGCCCGGGCGCGCTACGACGAGGCGGTGAGCGTCTACCAGGCCCGCCTGCGGCAGGCAGTGCGCGAAGTCGAGTCGGCGCTGGTCGACCTGGACAGCACCCGCCAGCGCGAGAGCGACGCCGCCCGCGCCGTCGAGGGCTTCCGCATCTCGTTCATCGCCGCCGAGGCACGCTGGCGCAGCGGCCTGGGCAGCCTGATCGATCTGGAGCTGCAGCGCCGCACGCTGCTCACCGCCCAGAGTTCCTGGGTGACGCTGCAGCAGGAACGCGCCGCCGCCCTGGTGGCGCTGTACCGCGCCACCGGCGGCGGCTGGTCGCGCGAGGACGTCGCGGCCGCGGCCCCCACCACCCCGGAGACCCGATGA
- a CDS encoding efflux RND transporter periplasmic adaptor subunit — MTRLAPSWTRRLAAGLALPATLLAACGDGGGATGGPALAASAARPALTVATATPERVTLPVTLAANGNIAAWQEASIGAETNGQRLTEVLAGVGDTVKKGQVLATFSTATLGAEAAQTRAALAEAEAAAADAAANAQRARTLEETGALSASQINQYLTAAKTAQARVEAARSTVEAQQARLAQSKVLAPDDGVISARTATVGAVVAAGTELFRLIRQGRLEWRAEVTSSELGRITPGTLAHVTAASGARLEGRVRTLGAAVDPQTRAALVYVDLRPLPGPAAGSARAGMYARGEFQLGSTQALTVPQAAVVVREGFSYVMRVQPDNRVAQLKVRTGRLVGNRVEILEGLPADARVVAAGGSFLNDGDLVRLAQPGAPAAAAPASAASTVK, encoded by the coding sequence ATGACCCGCCTCGCCCCGTCCTGGACCCGCCGCCTCGCCGCCGGCCTGGCCCTGCCGGCCACCCTGCTGGCCGCCTGCGGCGACGGCGGCGGTGCCACCGGCGGCCCGGCACTCGCGGCCTCGGCCGCACGGCCGGCACTGACCGTGGCCACGGCCACTCCCGAGCGGGTGACGCTGCCCGTCACGCTGGCCGCCAACGGCAACATCGCCGCCTGGCAGGAGGCCAGCATCGGCGCCGAGACCAACGGCCAGCGCCTGACCGAGGTGCTGGCCGGCGTCGGCGACACGGTGAAGAAGGGCCAGGTGCTGGCCACCTTCTCCACCGCCACCCTGGGCGCCGAGGCGGCGCAGACGCGCGCCGCGCTGGCCGAGGCCGAGGCGGCGGCCGCCGATGCCGCCGCCAATGCGCAGCGCGCGCGCACGCTGGAGGAGACCGGCGCCCTGTCGGCCTCGCAGATCAACCAGTACCTCACCGCCGCCAAGACCGCGCAGGCCCGGGTCGAGGCGGCGCGCTCCACCGTCGAGGCGCAACAGGCGCGGCTGGCGCAGAGCAAGGTGCTGGCGCCGGACGACGGCGTGATCTCGGCCCGCACCGCCACCGTCGGCGCGGTCGTCGCCGCCGGCACCGAGCTGTTCCGACTGATCCGGCAGGGCCGGCTCGAGTGGCGCGCCGAAGTCACCTCCAGCGAGCTGGGCCGCATCACGCCCGGCACCCTGGCGCACGTGACGGCGGCCAGCGGGGCGCGGCTGGAAGGCCGGGTGCGCACGCTGGGCGCGGCGGTCGATCCGCAGACCCGCGCGGCCCTGGTGTACGTCGACCTGCGGCCGCTGCCCGGGCCGGCGGCCGGCAGTGCCCGCGCCGGCATGTACGCGCGCGGCGAGTTCCAGCTCGGCAGCACGCAGGCGCTGACGGTGCCGCAGGCGGCGGTGGTGGTGCGCGAGGGCTTCAGCTACGTGATGCGCGTGCAGCCCGACAACCGGGTGGCGCAGCTGAAGGTGCGCACCGGCCGGCTGGTGGGCAACCGGGTCGAGATCCTGGAGGGCCTGCCGGCCGACGCCCGGGTGGTCGCCGCCGGCGGCAGCTTCCTCAACGACGGCGACCTGGTGCGGCTGGCGCAGCCCGGCGCGCCGGCGGCAGCCGCGCCGGCCTCCGCCGCCTCGACGGTCAAATGA
- a CDS encoding efflux RND transporter permease subunit translates to MNVSSWTIRNPIPSVLLFMLLTFAGLLGFRLMKVQNFPDIDLPTVSVSASLPGASPSQLETDVARKVENAIASVQGLKHITTRVTDGGVSITAEFRLEKPVQEAVDDVRSAVQRVRAEMPSDLRDPVVTKLDLAGQPVLAYTVASSKLDEEALSWFVDNEISRRLLAVKGVGAVNRVGGVTREIRVALDPRQMQALGVTAAEVSRQLGQVQVESAGGRTDLGGSEQPVRTLATVRSAAEIAAIELSLPGATSNGDVRRVRLDQVAQVSDTVAEPRAAALLDGKPVVGFEVSRSRGESEVAVGAGVRRALAELQAQRPDLQLTQAFDFVTPVQEEYEGSLHLLYEGAALAVIVVWLFLRDWRATFVSAVALPMSVIPAFLGMYLLGFSINVVTLLALSLVVGILVDDAIVEVENIVRHLRMGKRPFEAAMEAADEIGLAVIATTFTLIAVFLPTAFMSGIAGKFFKQFGWTAALAVFASLVVARMLTPMMAAYLLRPIAHPGRDPAWLTTYMRWVAWCTHHRLVTLIAATLFFFGSIALVPLLPTGFIPPDDNSQTQVNLELPPGSTLAQTRQSAEHARQLLATHIPEVRSVYTTIGAGTAGADPFAPQGAAETRRATLTVLLAERGTRERKQAVENRIRQALTELPGVRSRVGLGGSGEKYVLVLTGEDPQALQTTALAVQKDLRTIPGLGEVSSSASLIRPEIAVRPDFARAADLGVTSAAIGQTLRIATLGDYDVSLPKLNLSQRQVPIVVRLADEARQDLSMLERLAVPGSRGPVMLGQVATLELAGGPAVIDRYDRSRNINFEVELSGLPLGEVTKAVQALPSLRNLPAGVKVAEVGDAEVMGELFASFGLAMLTGVLCIYVVLVLLFKDFLHPVTILAALPLSLGGAFVGLLVAQKSFSMPSLIGLIMLMGIATKNSILLVEYAIVAREHGMSRWDALMDACHKRARPIIMTTIAMGAGMLPIAVGFGTADPSFRSPMAIAVIGGLITSTVLSLLVIPVVFTYVNDVEHFVRRQLQRLHRRHPPPAATPAPLADAAPRD, encoded by the coding sequence CTGAACGTCTCGTCGTGGACGATCCGCAACCCGATCCCGTCGGTGCTGCTGTTCATGCTGCTCACCTTCGCCGGCCTGCTCGGGTTCCGGCTGATGAAGGTGCAGAACTTCCCCGACATCGACCTGCCCACGGTGAGCGTCAGCGCCTCGCTGCCGGGCGCCTCGCCGTCCCAGCTGGAGACCGACGTCGCGCGCAAGGTCGAGAACGCCATCGCCAGCGTGCAGGGCCTCAAGCACATCACCACCCGGGTCACCGACGGCGGCGTCTCGATCACGGCCGAGTTCCGGCTGGAAAAGCCGGTGCAGGAAGCGGTCGACGACGTGCGCTCGGCGGTGCAGCGGGTGCGCGCCGAGATGCCGTCGGACCTGCGCGACCCGGTGGTGACCAAGCTCGACCTGGCCGGCCAGCCGGTGCTGGCCTACACCGTCGCCTCCAGCAAGCTCGACGAAGAGGCGCTGTCCTGGTTCGTCGACAACGAGATCTCGCGCCGGCTGCTGGCCGTCAAGGGCGTGGGCGCGGTCAACCGGGTCGGGGGCGTCACGCGCGAGATCCGCGTCGCCCTCGACCCGCGCCAGATGCAGGCGCTCGGCGTCACGGCGGCCGAGGTGTCGCGCCAGCTCGGCCAGGTGCAGGTGGAAAGCGCCGGCGGCCGCACCGACCTGGGCGGCAGCGAGCAGCCGGTGCGCACGCTGGCGACCGTGCGCAGCGCGGCCGAGATCGCCGCCATCGAACTGTCGCTGCCCGGCGCGACCAGCAACGGCGACGTGCGGCGGGTGCGCCTGGACCAGGTGGCCCAGGTGAGCGACACGGTGGCCGAGCCGCGCGCCGCCGCCCTGCTCGACGGCAAGCCGGTGGTCGGCTTCGAGGTCTCGCGCAGCCGCGGCGAGAGCGAGGTGGCGGTGGGCGCCGGGGTGCGGCGCGCCCTGGCCGAGCTGCAGGCGCAGCGGCCCGACCTGCAGCTGACCCAGGCGTTCGACTTCGTGACCCCGGTGCAGGAGGAGTACGAGGGCTCGCTGCACCTGCTGTACGAAGGGGCGGCGCTGGCGGTGATCGTGGTCTGGCTGTTCCTGCGCGACTGGCGCGCCACCTTCGTCTCGGCGGTGGCCCTGCCGATGTCGGTCATCCCGGCCTTCCTGGGCATGTACCTGCTGGGCTTCTCGATCAACGTGGTCACGCTGCTGGCGCTGTCGCTGGTGGTCGGCATCCTGGTCGACGACGCGATCGTCGAGGTCGAGAACATCGTGCGCCACCTGCGCATGGGCAAGCGCCCGTTCGAGGCCGCGATGGAGGCGGCCGACGAGATCGGGCTGGCGGTGATCGCCACCACCTTCACCCTCATCGCCGTGTTCCTGCCGACCGCCTTCATGAGCGGCATTGCCGGCAAGTTCTTCAAGCAGTTCGGCTGGACCGCCGCGCTGGCCGTCTTCGCCTCGCTGGTGGTGGCGCGCATGCTGACGCCGATGATGGCCGCCTACCTGCTGCGGCCGATCGCGCACCCCGGGCGCGATCCGGCCTGGCTCACCACCTACATGCGCTGGGTGGCCTGGTGCACCCACCACCGCCTGGTCACGCTGATCGCCGCCACCCTGTTCTTCTTCGGCTCGATCGCCCTGGTGCCGCTGCTGCCGACCGGCTTCATCCCGCCGGACGACAACTCGCAGACCCAGGTGAACCTGGAACTGCCCCCCGGCAGCACGCTGGCGCAGACCCGCCAGTCGGCCGAGCACGCGCGCCAGCTGCTGGCGACGCACATCCCCGAGGTGCGCAGCGTCTACACCACCATCGGCGCCGGCACGGCCGGGGCCGATCCGTTCGCGCCCCAGGGTGCGGCCGAGACCCGGCGCGCCACCCTCACCGTGCTGCTGGCCGAACGCGGCACCCGGGAGCGCAAGCAGGCGGTGGAGAACCGCATCCGCCAGGCCCTGACCGAGCTGCCGGGCGTGCGCTCGCGGGTCGGGCTGGGCGGTTCGGGCGAGAAGTACGTGCTGGTGCTGACCGGCGAGGACCCGCAGGCGCTGCAGACCACGGCGCTGGCGGTGCAGAAGGACCTGCGCACCATCCCCGGGCTGGGCGAGGTGTCGTCCTCGGCCAGCCTGATCCGGCCGGAGATCGCGGTGCGGCCCGACTTCGCCCGCGCCGCCGACCTGGGCGTGACCAGCGCCGCCATCGGCCAGACGCTGCGCATCGCCACGCTGGGCGACTACGACGTGTCCCTGCCCAAGCTGAACCTCTCGCAGCGCCAGGTGCCGATCGTGGTTCGGCTGGCCGACGAGGCGCGCCAGGACCTGTCGATGCTGGAACGGCTGGCGGTGCCCGGCAGCCGCGGCCCGGTGATGCTCGGCCAGGTGGCGACGCTGGAGCTGGCCGGCGGGCCGGCGGTGATCGACCGCTACGACCGCTCGCGCAACATCAACTTCGAGGTCGAGCTGTCCGGCCTGCCGCTGGGCGAGGTGACCAAGGCGGTGCAGGCCCTGCCGTCGCTGCGCAACCTGCCGGCCGGCGTGAAGGTGGCGGAGGTCGGCGACGCCGAGGTGATGGGCGAGCTGTTCGCCAGCTTCGGGCTGGCCATGCTGACCGGCGTGCTGTGCATCTACGTCGTGCTGGTGCTGCTGTTCAAGGACTTCCTGCACCCGGTGACCATCCTGGCCGCGCTGCCGCTGTCGCTGGGCGGCGCCTTCGTCGGCCTGCTGGTGGCGCAGAAGAGCTTCTCGATGCCGTCGCTGATCGGGCTGATCATGCTGATGGGCATCGCGACCAAGAATTCCATCCTGCTGGTGGAGTACGCCATCGTCGCCCGCGAGCACGGCATGAGCCGCTGGGACGCGCTGATGGACGCCTGCCACAAGCGGGCCCGGCCCATCATCATGACCACCATCGCCATGGGCGCCGGCATGCTGCCGATCGCCGTCGGCTTCGGCACCGCCGACCCGAGCTTCCGCTCGCCGATGGCGATCGCGGTGATCGGCGGCCTGATCACGTCGACGGTGCTCAGCCTGCTGGTGATCCCGGTGGTGTTCACCTACGTCAACGACGTGGAGCACTTCGTCCGCCGCCAGCTGCAGCGGCTGCACCGGCGGCATCCGCCGCCGGCAGCGACGCCGGCGCCGCTGGCCGACGCGGCGCCGCGCGACTAG
- the rfaE2 gene encoding D-glycero-beta-D-manno-heptose 1-phosphate adenylyltransferase translates to MATAPAFLAKVVARAQAPAAVAALPGPVVFTNGVFDVLHRGHATYLAQARALGASLVVAVNTDASARRLGKGPERPLNNEQDRAAMLAALESVSLVTWFDEDTPVQLLDELRPALYVKGGDYAMETLAETRLVQGWGGRALAIPFVGGYSTTALVRKIRA, encoded by the coding sequence ATGGCCACCGCGCCGGCCTTTCTCGCCAAGGTGGTGGCGCGCGCGCAGGCCCCGGCCGCCGTGGCCGCCCTGCCCGGGCCGGTGGTCTTCACCAACGGCGTGTTCGACGTCCTGCACCGCGGCCACGCCACCTACCTGGCGCAGGCACGCGCCCTGGGTGCCAGCCTGGTGGTCGCGGTCAACACCGACGCCTCGGCGCGCCGGCTCGGCAAGGGGCCGGAGCGGCCGCTGAACAACGAGCAGGACCGGGCCGCGATGCTGGCGGCGCTGGAGAGCGTGAGCCTGGTCACCTGGTTTGACGAGGACACGCCGGTGCAGCTGCTGGACGAGCTGCGGCCGGCCCTGTACGTCAAGGGCGGCGACTACGCCATGGAGACCCTGGCCGAGACCCGGCTGGTGCAGGGCTGGGGTGGCCGCGCGCTGGCCATCCCGTTCGTCGGCGGCTACTCGACGACCGCGCTGGTGCGCAAAATCCGCGCCTAG
- a CDS encoding RNA polymerase sigma-70 factor, whose product MDQRTATFQQHRRRLFGIAYRMLGSPAEADDVLQDAWLRWNESDTDSLRTPEAWLVTVTTRLAIDRLRALRAEREHYTGFWLPEPLVEAADEDTPHALLERADQVSVALLRLLEQLAPHERAAFVLRQVFDVDYPDLAAMLGKTEAACRQLVHRAGERVRAARPAQVVDPLEHQRLLEAFAAAATRGDLAGLRDLMAPDAQLVSDGGGKVRAFGHLLQGGQRLAQLYYATFLRLGAGVRYQPVRVNGQPGLARWIDGELESVQAFEVQAGRIAAVFVQRNPDKLARVRAHLSQAGGPARLEQ is encoded by the coding sequence ATGGACCAGCGCACCGCCACCTTCCAGCAGCACCGCCGACGCCTGTTCGGCATCGCCTACCGCATGCTCGGCTCGCCGGCCGAGGCCGACGACGTGCTGCAGGACGCCTGGCTGCGCTGGAACGAATCCGACACCGACAGCCTGCGCACGCCCGAGGCCTGGCTGGTGACCGTCACCACCCGGCTGGCCATCGACCGCCTGCGCGCGCTGCGCGCCGAGCGCGAGCACTACACCGGCTTCTGGCTGCCCGAGCCGCTGGTCGAGGCGGCCGACGAGGACACGCCGCACGCGCTGCTGGAGCGGGCCGACCAGGTCTCGGTCGCGCTGCTGCGGCTGCTGGAGCAGCTGGCACCGCACGAGCGCGCCGCCTTCGTGCTGCGCCAGGTGTTCGATGTCGACTACCCCGACCTGGCGGCCATGCTGGGCAAGACCGAGGCGGCCTGCCGCCAGCTGGTGCACCGCGCCGGCGAGCGGGTGCGGGCGGCGCGGCCGGCGCAGGTGGTCGATCCGCTTGAGCACCAGCGGCTGCTGGAGGCCTTCGCGGCCGCCGCCACCCGGGGCGACCTGGCCGGCCTGCGCGACCTGATGGCGCCCGACGCCCAGCTGGTGAGCGACGGCGGCGGCAAGGTCCGCGCGTTCGGCCACCTGCTGCAGGGCGGCCAGCGCCTCGCGCAGCTGTACTACGCCACGTTCCTGCGGCTCGGGGCCGGGGTGCGCTACCAGCCGGTGCGGGTGAACGGCCAGCCGGGACTGGCGCGCTGGATCGACGGCGAACTCGAATCGGTGCAGGCCTTCGAGGTGCAGGCCGGCCGCATCGCCGCCGTGTTCGTGCAGCGCAACCCCGACAAATTGGCACGGGTGCGCGCGCACCTGTCACAGGCGGGCGGGCCGGCGCGTCTTGAGCAGTGA